The following DNA comes from Papaver somniferum cultivar HN1 chromosome 4, ASM357369v1, whole genome shotgun sequence.
ATGATGGCAAGGATCTATGCCCTGCGGATATCCTTGTTCTTAACTGGGAAAACGGTAAGgatgtttgcatggatgtcaCATGGGTCTCTCCCTTCACAGGTGATGGCATTCACTCTTTCGTTCCTGGCAAAGCTATTTCTATTGCTGTTGCACGGAAACGcactaaatatttggataagtgtACATCACTTGGGTATGGTATCGGCATTTTAGCTTTCTCTACCTTAGGAGAACTGGGAGATgatattttatgttttttcaagagtttgaagaattgtttagttagtcatgatgctagtagtggagttggtagttttattttccatagatTAGGTATTGCTATTCAGAAAggagttggtgcccagcttgttgctaggttaccgaCCAAAAGTGTgtaatttatttaaaaaaaataaatacaaatattgtgtatttttatttttgttttacaaTTAAATTATAAAATAAACGTCTAAGTTATTCCCTATATAATGTAACATTTTCATAATAACTACTGACTCGATGAAAAGTCGTCATAAACGTTATTTATTACCGTGGCGATTTTTCATGTATATatgataaaaaatcagaaaaaaaatattttttctttaatttaattTTGGCTACGGATCATCTATTGCCAAAAACCCATGTCCTATGTTGCAACCATTCTATAGCTGACACGTGTTGCCTGTATTAACTGCCAGTCTTTCACAATTTGGacgtaattttcttaattaatttgaaCAGATTTCCCAGGAGAAAAATAAGGAAACATTCGATTTTCCTTGATCTGGTCCATCGTCTTCTTTACAGCCACGAATTAATCTTGTGAATTTCAATGACCGTGTTAATATGATTCCCTCTAATGTTCTCAAGGAACAAGTTCCAGCCATTGGGATGGAATTTGAGATAAAAGATGAAGCATTTGAATTTTTCAACACGTATGCCTTTAATTTCGGTTTCAGAAGAAGTATATTACATTATAAGATCAAAGCTGCTTCCAATATCTGTCAATCCGATACGCCTTCGTTGCCATAACCATAAAATTCTCTTTAATAAAAGCCTCAAACTTATTCAATGGGGTTTTAATGCATTATAAGGTCAAAGCACATGGTGATAAAAatgagcatagagattctaatgtagttgtgagaataattctttgtatcttcattgataggcaaaagcctgatttatacatgtttacacaactagataaggcaaatataagatacacctaacaactagataaggcaaataaaagatacacctaacaatatctaggatatatacagaaagaatatatatgcagttacgacaaaataacaaacacaataatgtcaagatatatcatatcttgaccatatcttaacaccccccctcagactcaaggtggtggagtacacatcttgagtctggaaattaagaatcgaagacgagctgcagagtgagtcttggtgaaaagatcagccacttgaaattctgatttaacatgcggaagagtgattgtacctttcttgaaatgatgacgagtaaaatgacaatctatctctatatgttttgtacgctcatgaaagaCATCATTGTGTGTAATTTGAATAACATCCTTGTTTTCACAATACAGTGGTGTAGGAGCAAAAATTAGAACTCCCATATCACGAAGTAGCCACCGTAACCAAATGAGTTCATATGTGGTGTGAGCAAGTGCTCTAtactctgcttcagcacttgaacGATAAACCACactttgtttcttacttctccatgaAATCAACGAGTCTCCCAAGAACACACAATAGCCTGTAATAGATTTTCTATCCGTAATATCCCTAGCCCAATCGGAATCTGAGTAAGCTTGAAGAGTGAGATCAGACTTTGATGAGAAACACATACCTTGATGAAGATACCCCTTGATATATCTTAGAATTCTGAGAACAACTGCATAATGAGTAGACCTTGGAGCAGACATAAACTGACTGACTATGTGAACTGCATGACTTATGTCTGGTCTCGTAATGGTCAAGTAATTTAGACTCCATACTAGTTGACGATACAGTGTTGGATTAGAAAATAGAGTCCCATCTGTAGGACTGTATTTTACattcaattcaagaggtgtgTCAGTTACCTTATTGTCATATAGCCCTGCACGTTGTAGAATCTCAGATGCATATTTGACTTCTGATATGAAATAACCAATGGGTGacatgccaacttcaatgccaagaaagtaacttaaatatccaagatctttcatattaaaacaatcactgagatatgatttgagttcagtaataccttgtagatcactgccagtaataaccatgtcgtcaacatacaagagaagaatgacaattcctttttctgacgatctgacAAACATATCTGAATCACAGAAGCTTTGTGTAAATCCATACTGGAGAATTGCATTGCTAAAAttctcaaaccaagcacgaggtgcttgtttgagtccatataaTGCCCGTCGAAGCTTACATACTTGATTAGGTTCATGAGGAAAACCAGGAGGAGGTTGCATGTAAACCTCTTCTTGTAACTCACCATGAAGAAACGCGTTTTTCACGTCCATTTGATGAAGCCCCCATTGTCGtgctgcagcaacaacaagtaatgtacgaactgtaaccattctggccactggtgcaaatgtttcttcatagtcaaCACCATACTCTTGTGTATAACCTTTTGCAACAACTCGTGATTTACATCGTTCAAACTCACCATCTGACTTGGTCTTAACTTTATAGACCCATCTGCTTCCAGCAACTGATTTTCCAGGAGGAAGGTCCACCATTTCCATGTGCCTGCCTCTACATGTGTTTCCAAttcatcatccattgaatcttgccattctggaatggctgcagcttctctgtatgtttttggttcataaaatgacaaaatagAAGACAAGTAACAATGATAGTCTGCATACTTAGCTGGTGGTCTTCGATTGCGAGGTGGCAAAGAATTTTCTTCAGAATCAGGATCTCGTTCCTGAGTTGCACTGTTAGGTTGAGTCGTAGAGTGGTCTTGGTCATCCGTATTTGGTGGATCAACAACTAGAGGAGATGGACTTTCAGGAGTAGATATAAGAAAAGTGCTAGGATTGGATTCACTAGGAAATGGATCAGAATAAGTGAAAGACTCAAAAGATGATGATTTGCTGCTTGGAAATGACCAGAAtggaactttctcccagaatgtgACATGACGAGAGACACAAAGCTTTCTATTAACTGGGTCATAACAACGGTACCCTTTTTGTTCAATACCATAACCAAGGAAGACAAACAAGACAttcttttgaccaagtttatgacATTCACGTTCTGGAAGGAGTACAAAACAAGTTGAACCAAAGAATCGAAGATCAGAATAGTTTGGTTTCGTACCATAGAGACGCTCATAAGGTGACATTCCTCCTATGACAGTTGTTGAGACTCTATTGATGGTGTAGACTGCAGTAAGGACTGATTCTCCCCAGAAATTTGAAGGAACTGAGCCAAAAATTAACTGAGTTCTAGCTGTCTCTATAATATGACGGTGTTTACGTTCTGCAACTCCAGTTTGTTCTGGAGTTTCAGTACATGAAAGTTGAAGAATGGTGccttgggttttaagaaattctttgaatggattggaaatatattcccctccttgatcagcacgaaaaactttgatcactttaccaaactgagtttttatcatggttgagaaatcaacatataacttaagaaaATCTGCTCTAGAGCTGAATAGATATACCCATGTATAAcgcgaataatcatcaataaaactgaCATAATATAAAGCACCTCCCTTTGACATAATTGGAGATTTACCCCAGACATCAGAATGTATAAGAGCAAAAGGTTCAGTTGAGACATAAGTGCTAAGATTAAAAGAAAGAGCTGGTTGTTTTGCCAGTCTACAAGAGATGCAATTTGGTTCTTTATCTAACCGAGTATCTCCTAGTAAACCCTTATTGATCATACATGAAAGACGAGAAAAGGAAACATGACCTAACCTAGAATGCCAAGACATGAAGGGAGATATTGACACAGGTGCAGTGGGAGTAGCAACTACGACATGACTTTTAGATTTCGTTGAGAGAGCAAGAGATTGAAGGAGATACAACCGaccaactctacggcctatcccaactagcttcccggttttgagatcctgtatagcacaaccaaaaggaaaacaatgtgtgttataaccttgatcacacagttgaccaactgaaataagattcattgtaatatttggaacaagaagcacatctggtacatagaagttatttgaattgttgaccaagcctatatgacttgcagttactgttgatccatcagcagtatgaatcttaggggtgatgacaggatgaagactttcaaaaaacttttgactaaaagtcatatggtttgatgctcctGAGTCGAGAAACCATTCTGTTGAATAAATACCTGAGGAGATAGAGAAGGGAGATGCAGTTGTAGGGTTGTTACCAATTGAGAGTGCTTGTTTAATCATCTCTTGAATATCATCAAGGTTTGGTGCTGAACCACCACTAGGTACAACTAATGCAAATGAGGTTGTCGATGTTGCAtatggatctgttgcagatgaaacTGGAGCTGCTGTAAATCTGGTAGGTGTATTGAATTTTTTTCCTCCATTAGCATTGATCCTTCTCATGTTTCTTGAGGTTGTTGAGGTGCAGAATCTAGATGAGTGACCAAATTCCTTACAATACCACACTGTGTTATGGGTGTGTCAGGTATTGAGGCAGCAGGTGATGTATTGGCCGATGGGAGATTGCAGTTACTTGCCAAGTGTCCAAAGGTCTTGCAGTTATGACACTGTACTTGAGACATATCACGTTGCACTTGAGCATTTGAGTTTCTTGGAAAATTGTTAGGGCTGGATCGTGAGGGCACAACAAATACTCCTGATATCTCCGGTgtgattcttttccttgtttcttctataataatttcagacaaagcAACTTCCACCGTGGGAAGAGGTGAACGATGAAGGACTCATGCCCTAACAGACTTAAACTCATCACGCAAAGCCATTAGAAACTGAACTAAACGTGTTTCCTCTCTATACTTCTGTCACAATTCCAAATCTACGGTCCATATTGGTTCCGTGAGTGCTAATTGATTCCAGATTAAAGACATCTCAGAATGAAAAACAGAAATAAACTGATCATGCGATTGTTTCATAGATATAATATCTTGTTCGAGTTTATACCTCTGAGCAAAGTTGATTTGGGTGTACCTTTTCGAAAGaaaatcccatgcatctttggctACCTCAAAACCTGTGAGTTGCATGCTTATGGAAGGAATGACTGTGTTTCCAATCCAAGTGAGAATCCTGTGATTGTTAATCTCCCATTCTTCTTTTGGATCCTTTTTctgtgtttcattttctttccctttttcaacATAACTGCTTGTTGTAGATTTCTTTTCTATACCATCAACATACTTCCACATACTCTTTCCTTTAAGAAAACTCCTCATGAGGAATGACCAGTGATTGTAATTGGTTCCATCAAAACGGACAGTGAtaggttgagaatcttctcttgacataattactatgttttctctgggttgtattttctctggattgtattgcagcggaaactggttctcagatctttcctagctctgatgccatgataaacatgagcatagagattctaatgtagttgtgagaataattcttTGTATCTTCAGTGATAGGCAAAAGCAtgatttatacatgtttacacaactagataaggcaaatagaagatacacctaacaactagataaggcaaataaaagatacacctaacaatatctaggatatatacagaaagaatatatatgcagttacaaccaaataacaaacacaataatgtcaagatatatcatttcttgaccatatcttaacacATGGAACTTGTGAAGTAAGATAAAGAGGCAATAGTAACAGCGTTGATATGATGCATACTGCATACGATTGAGAACTTAACTACATGACATTGTTTGTAATTATTCGTTCTGATCAGATaaggtttttacttttttttgcaTAGGGAATTGGGACTGTATATGCTGCTGGAGAGTATTCCGTGGAGATATGGATGGAAGAGATAATCAATTCAAGAGAGAAATGCTTATTTCCATTATTTTTCTCTACAAAAATCTGTTTCAATTAAATTAAGTAAACCATAAAAACTGGCAGTTAAAAGGTAACACATGTCAGTTATTGAGTGGATGCAACAGAGGAACAAGGATTTTTGGCAACAAACGATCCGAAGcctttaattttaggtttttcctCTCTGGTATTTAGGAGAGAAAGGAGGAAGGAaggaaataaaatagaaaaatgaCTACAAATCTATGACATTTTAATATCTATTTATGGCATTGGTTTTTTATTAAGTGTACTCTTTGAAAATATTGGACAACAAGTCCTTATATCATTTtggtattttattaatttattgataGAAACAAACCTGTGCTATGCACGGGTGAAAAACTAGTATCTTTAATTGAAGTTTATCTTTTGGGTAGCACATGTGCAGTTCCGTGTACCGTGAAATAAGTTTGTGTGCATCTAGTTCCCGAATGAAGAACTAGTTCACGAATTGATCGGGCTCTCATATAAAAAAGGAAGTTGTAAACATGGGAATTTGACCATGATCCGGGGTCACTATTAACAATATCGGAATCACTATTAGTGAAGCCGAGGTCGTCATGGACGGGGTTGCCATACGAGTAAGATGCCCCAAAGGTGGGATGCCCCAAGAAAGATAATCAGTGGGTTCCTAGATAATCCCAGCTGTAACAATACATGTGTACGGCTAATATTAAGAGATTTACTAAGAAAGATAGTGGAGTACACCTGTACGGTACTTACATGTCAGGTTTTGCTTATAAAAGTAGGGAATTCTCCCAAAAAAGGATAGAATTCTCTAGATAATTGTattgtgtattgggattagtctcctCGTTACCCTATAATAATTTAAGGGTGTTTACATTTGGCGACTTCACTGAGAACTAATCTTCAATACCAATATCGGATCCATCACCACCCCGGAAAATATCTAGCCACTCCTACCTTATCTCCGAAAATCTTCAATACCAACATCGGCTACTGCCCTATGTCCGAAAATATGTCGACCCTCCTATTTCCCTTTTTTTCCCCTACCTAAATACCCGAGACCTCCACTCAAAAACATCACAAACTGTGTCCAACCTCAATAGCGGCCCCGGCTTCTATCTTCATCCCATTTATACCCGAGGTCTTCAACTGAAAAGCACCAGCGGCATCACTTTCGTAATTTCCACCTTAACATTGACAAACCCCTTCTAGCTTTTACCCGAAACCTCTATGTCTTCCACCTGATTCTGCTACCTCCACCATCAACCGAGCCCTtctgtcgcaaacaccattaaagcTTCACCACCCAAGCTGTCAATCCTCCACTACTTCTACATGCAGTAGCAACCCCGGAAGCATAACTAGTTTTGAGTCAAAGAAAATTGATGGGAGCCACTGCCAACAAAATCTCTTTACGAATTTCTTGTACAAAACAATTATGAAGATAAGTCTTACTTCTTAATCTCTCAATCAGGCTATAACTGTTTATTCTACAACTATtgattgtttcaaaaaaaaatccaccAGGGTTGTTATATTACAATGGTTAATAGTTATGATTTGATATCATCGCTCGTAATCATCAAGTCATTATACTAATCCAACACCTTTTGATTCTTGAGTGGACAGCATTTAGTCGTAATCGAATAGGGGAGAACTGCACACAAGTTGTTCGTAAAAATTCCACAAAGATGAGTTTTCGATGTTCAACCACCAGAGCTCCTCCGAATTACTAACAAATGTAGATTCCATGCTCCTCCTGCAACAAAGCATCCCCGGATGACAAAATATCGAGAATATCACAGAACCCCTTCAACTACATAGCATCACCATTACCCATTATGAGCTCCGCCATTCATACATCTAACGATGATAACTACCAACACCAAAATCCGCATCCGCCATCAAAACTATCACCCCCTATCATCACCCGAGGACGCTACTACCTTATGCCATCGACCGCCGAGGTCAATAAAGGGCATTGTCGGAATTAAATCCGAAGACTCAATTTTCAACGAAGATGGGAAAGATTTCATTTCATGTGTTCGGTAGAACCTTGTTAATAAAGAACATCGGACTACTACAGACTCATTAGCTCATCTCCGAGAAGCAATTCAGATAACCCTTTCTTACCTTGTCTTTTGATTTCTCTCGGATTACTGCATGCATAATATGCCAATACTAAACAGTCCTTTGTTTAATAAGCATATGAATGATTAAATCCTAGATACATATAAAGAATTTAATCAAAAGGAAATTGATGCATTTCCTGATCACCAGATGTATGACAAAATGCTCCACAAAGGGGTTTTGCCATGGGTTCTATCTCCAGTCAGTTCAATTGGGTCTCATCAATCCAACTTCGGAGTAAGCCCATCATCTCACTGTCATTCGAGGACACCACTACTTCGACAATCAACAACGGAAGTCATCAATATTACAGCCGAAGATGCATCATAAAATCAGATAAGTCTTTTGTGCTAAACGATTgactttaacaaacaaatttTGATAAAAGTGCTTTTGTTTTAGAAAAAAAGGGAGGGGGGAGGGGGATTAGTATGTGCAATATTATACTTACGTAACTTCGATGTCACCTGACTAATTTTAATCTTTCATTTTCGGGTAGCTAGCATTTGGTCCTGTTCCAGTGGTGAATATCCGCAGTACTGAAGGAACCGATAGTGCTTGCACAATAAATTTTTGGCATAATCCCACAAAGAATAAATTTTCAATCACTAAATTCCCCATGGACTGTTGGAAATGCAAGATAAGTACCGCCTATCTTAAATGCTCTTTTCGTTACAAATttcataaatcttccaaaaccaacTGCGATTGCAATGATTAAATCTTCCCAGTGTGGTTCCTTTGCTTCAAACGAGACGGTACCCCGCATGGAATGCTTTCCACTTAAGAGGCGCAGAAAGCCCTCATTTCAATAAAGAACATCTAAGAATACTTTCCACTGTCGGAGTACCTATCAAATGGACGAAACAAGTCATACGACGGAATATTAAAATCGAGCAAACAAAATATGATTCGGCATAAACATACACAAAACATAGCCAATCTCGAAAACTAAAGAGCTaatttatataattatttttgtAGCGAATGCATCACTAAATGAAAATCCGAAGTGACTTCAAACCAAGCAACCCAGTCAAGAGTTCATATAGGAGACTTCGGCTGATGTACATCCGAAGCTATTAACAATGAAGTCAAGAAGACGATGCTCCGAGAAAAGAAGATCCTAAATCATGATCAAAAGGGCTACGAGAAGATCATGGAAATCAAAGGCTCAAAGAGAAGTGAACTTCAACGAAGCAACCTTACATGGACTtgtcgcgttgtactcttttcccttcgttgaggttttgtcccactgggttttcctggacaaggttttaatgaggcaacataaaCAAGTCCGATTGTCCCCCAAGTCTTCTCAAAGGCTTGGCTCCAATCGATATGCATCCAAACCCGAAGTCACGACCAACAGGGGGCTTCAAGAAGACGAGATGGATCTACAACTCGTAGACGTATTCCGAATACAAGCTATGACTGATTGCCAAGTCTACAAGTCTTGAAAAAACAGTCAGAGGGCTGATGTAAACATGGGAATTTGACCATGAGTCAGGGTCACCAGTAACAATATTGGGGTCACTATTAGTAAATCCGAGGTCGTCATGGACGGGGTTTCCATACGAGTAAGCTTCCCCAAAGGTGGGATGCCCCAAGAAAGATAATCAATGGGTTCCTAGATAACCCCAGCTGTAACAGTACATCTGTACAGCTAATATTAGGAGACTTACTAAGAAAGATAGTGCAGTACACGTGTACAGTACTTACATGTCAGACTTTGCCTATAAAAGTAGGGAATTCTTGCAGAGATGGATAGAGTTCTCTAGATAATTGTattgtgtattgggattagtctcctCATTACCCTATAATTATTTAAGGGTGTTTACAGAATATGGTTTCTTGTTTGTATCTTTTCCTCTTCCCTCTCTTTTCTTCTCAACTGTTCGAGAACTAGGCAAAGAAACCGAAGGTTCCGTAAcccttagagcaagtcttatgatggaatccaaactatttcaagtgtggaaaaaccatggaatgtcaagtctagtggcttccaagttggggtcttccacagaaaatccaagcaaggttccaccgtttcgtggaatccatctgaacgccaataagaaaagcgttaaacgcaattaagaatggagctaaaaaaacgcaattaagaattgcgtttttttttatccgtagatttaaaatgagttgttgaaatctaacggctgaaaaaaaaagcttcattcttaattgcgttttttagctccattcttaattgcgttttcttagctccattaagaatagcgtttttttttatccgtagatttaaaatgagttgttgaaatctaacggctgaaaaaaagcttcattcttaattgtgtttttttagctccattaagaatagcgtttctactattccaccattacacttgcggtTCCATCCACTGTTCCAAATGGTGatgtggcgtggaagatggaaggattccaccgtaagacttgctcttataacCATGAAGATCATTTCTTGACAAAATTTTTGATCTTTTGATATCGTTGGATTCCTTGAGTTTTTATCCAACGGGTGATCACTAGTTTTCACTATTTTCATGATTATATGACGCGGGTGAGAGTTTCTCAAGCGGTGGGTTTCAGAGTGAAAAATCTAGAAAAAAAAGTTTGGTGACAGTTTCCCCTTAAATCTATCTTTGATTCTTTGCACGACTATGGAATCCAACAAAATTGGACCGCTCGCTGAATTGAGTTGGTGGGTTGGGTGAGTTTTGTTTAGCCTAAACCAGATTGCAAGCCCAGTTTTTATATGAGATGTATGGATGGTTTGGGTGAAGACTGGGAACTTGAGGCTGGGAAACGTAGAAAACTGTTCTCCATTATCAACCAAAGCAACAATCAAACACTTGAATAAATTCCTACAAGCAGTGGATTTTCCGTCGgctctttatttattttattttatacataATAAAACCCCTCCTAAAAATTTTAAATCCATCGGAGCGACCGACCACCAGTGAGAGCCTGGTGGAGAATACTTTTCAATCAAACACCCATTAGGCTTGCGTCTAAACACCTGATCTTTTATATTTGTCCGCCAGTATAAGTGCATTTATTTCCTTCACGCATTACAGCTATCGAACCATGTGTGGATAAAAATTTATAACCAGTTAGAGGGAACTCACCATCCTTGAACGATTGGACCTCCAAGCTAGCTATAAGTGTGAAGGTAACACCGTCCGACCAACTTAATTCCCCGACCTAGTTATCAGAAACACAAATAGTGAGAATATAGTCACGCAATGAGTTGCATATGGCTTCTCTTCTGTGCTCACTGTTTCTAGATTGAGCAGTCGGATATTTCGGCCATCTTTTTTCAATATCTGGCCCTTTCATTTTCATATCAAAAAGTCCCCACTTAAATTATTAGCTAAGCTAGAGCAGGCCATCTACCTCGCCTTTGGTTTCCCATTTTCTGCAACATGTCACATTTAGTACATGTTTATCATATTTATTTCATTATAATGAGGAAATTTCATTCAGTGATTGCATACATCCGATTTGCTCAACGAATTATATCTTCTATCCACAATGCTCATTTCATTCAATATAATCAagatccatatatatatatatatatatatatatatatatatatataattcattGCAACTTACAATATAATCAAGACCAACTATAATAATAATCAGCAGTTCAAACACATGCAATtgcacacacacatatatatgctAATTAACAAACATCATAAAAACAGAAATATATACTACTATTATAGTAGTGCTTTCTTTTAGGCATCGCTAGCTAGCTCATTAAGATGCATGCATGCGCAGACACAACACCGAATATAGATTATAATTTCATAACCATATTCTATGTGTACAAGTTTGAAAGAGCTCGAAGTAAATCGAGTTTCAACTTCAAATGCAATATGTAGTCAGCTGTTTGAAGGAAAAGCCGATCAGGTTGTAACCCTTTCCCACCTGGAACTAGCTTTTGAAGTCTCTTCACTTTCTTCCCAACCGATCCACCAATAACAACAACTCTTCTCCCCCTTGATTCTCTAATATTACAACTACTTTTACTTGCTGATGATGGTGAAGACAGTCTCTTCTTAGATACAATCACTCTCATTTGTCTAGCCATATCTCTCTAGCTAGAtctatagagagagagagatgaagATGTTGGTGAAGCTCGCAGCTCGCTGTTAGGATtggagaagaagagaaggtgAGTATGGGT
Coding sequences within:
- the LOC113273036 gene encoding uncharacterized protein LOC113273036, producing the protein MSREDSQPITVRFDGTNYNHWSFLMRSFLKGKSMWKYVDGIEKKSTTSSYVEKGKENETQKKDPKEEWEINNHRILTWIGNTVIPSISMQLTGFEVAKDAWDFLSKRYTQINFAQRYKLEQDIISMKQSHDQFISVFHSEMSLIWNQLALTEPIWTVDLEL